The Balaenoptera musculus isolate JJ_BM4_2016_0621 chromosome 6, mBalMus1.pri.v3, whole genome shotgun sequence nucleotide sequence AGTGGGGCTGAGGGTTCCCCAGATGCCCCCACCCAAAGCTGGGCTGTCACAGCAGAGAGGACACCTCCCTGGACGAGGGGTGGCAGGAGAATCAGCTACTAATGGAAAGAGCACTGCTGGGGCACGGGGGGTCCCAGGATAGATGGTGGGCATGTAAGTAGGAAGAGCACAGGCCCCAAGAGTCCCAAGATTCTAGAATAGCAATCTTAGTGGCCTCAGATTTACAACCACAACACATTAGCTAAGATAATAATACCCAACGCAGACTGCGCACCTAGTATGTGCCGGGCCTGTGCTAGGCACTTGCCATGAGAGCCGGTTCACTCCAGGGccaaccctatgaggtgggtgCTACCGCTCTCCCCATAAtgcagctgaagaaactgaggctcagacaggctgAGCACCATGCCCAGGTCACTGACCGGATCCAACCTGGTACAGTCGACAGGGAATCTGAGAACCCCCAAATCTTAAAATCCCAAGGGCTTCAAGTCACAGAGTTCTCCTGCCTGCTCTATTACAGTGCTAGACATTGAAACATCAGGCTGGACAGAACCACTGCAGACAGCTGTTGTGGCATCCCTAACAAACAGCTGTCCACATGCTGCTTGTACCCCTCTGGAGACAGGAGGCTCACTACCATCCAGGGCCCTAGTCCTGCAGCCCAGGCTCCTGGGACAGCCTGGGAAAGCAGCTGTCTCTAGGCTCTGATGGGGCCCTGCACCCTTTCCCTGCAGTCCGTGTTCACCTTGGGTGCGGCGGCCGGGGGCCTCAGTGCCATGGTGCTCAACGACCTCCTGGGCCGGAAGCTCAGCATCATGTTCTCGGCTGTACCCTCGGCAGCGGGCTATGCGCTCATGGCGGGTGCCCACGGCCTCTGGATGTTGCTCCTGGGGAGGACGCTGACGGGCTTCGCTGGGGGACTCACAGCTGCCTGCATCCCGGTAAGGCCAGGACTGCCCACCCCGGTCCTCTCACTGCCTCAGTATTTGCACTGACCACCATCAGCTGAGGCCTCCTGGCCTCGGAGCCCCCTGGTCAACGGGGATATGTTTGCCAGGGAGCCTCAGTTCAGCCCCACCAGGGCAGCTAGTTTGGGGGGAACCTGACACCAGTCCCAAGCCGCCCCCAACTCTGGACTCCCCGAACTTCCTGTCCTGAGTCCTGACAGACACATTGCTCAATCAGAGAAAATCCACATTGAGCAACGCAacgggaaagggaagggaagtccctgccctgcaCCCTTCCTGGGACCCCCCTCGTCTTACCCACCACTCCACACACCCACTCGGGGGCTGGGCAAGCCCGGCATGGGACGAAGACCCCTGGGAGGAGCAGAGGCCAGAGTCTGGGTGCCCTCGGGCCTCCCAGTTCCCAGCCTCACGTCCCCATGTCAGAGCTGAGTGCTTCTGCCCACTTGACAGGGCAACTGAGGCCCGAGGGAGGTCATGCCGTGAGTCATGATCAGGACGAGAACCCCGCCGGAAGCCCCCACTCCCTGCTCCCCAAGGCTCACCGGGCCACCTCTGCCACCTCAGCCGGGCCCAGGCACCTGTGTTCTCAGCAGCGGCCGGGGGTGGGGATGTGTCTTGCAGGTGTACGTGTCTGAGATCGCTCCCGCAGGCGTCCGTGGGGCCCTGGGCGCCACACCGCAGCTCATGGCAGTGTTCGGATCGCTGTCCCTCTACGCCCTGGGCAAGTATCATCCAGACGCGCACTGGGCACCTCCCCCGTGTGCAGGCTGGCGGGTGATGGGGTGCCGCCGAGCAGCCGGGGGTGGAAAGGGGTCAATGTGCCCCCAGACGAATTCCATGCTGGGAGCCCAGAGGCATGGCTGCCGTCATGCTGTGTGCCTCCAGGCAATTCCCTGCGCCTCTCTGGTCACGAGGTCCCACCCCTAACTGGGCAGTGAGAGCTTCTCTTGGGCTGGCAGTCTTTAAACTGTCTCTTAACAGCAGAATGGTTTCTGTCAAATAGTCTTAGGTGGGAAGACCACAGAGAAAAGTGATCAGAGTGCAGCCAGCTGAGGAGGGGTGGGGGTTTGGTGGTAGAGGCCCCAAGACCTTGCTGCTCAGGCTACTCCTCCATCACCTTGCCGTGGCCCTTGAGACCCTCCAAGGACCTGGGCCCTGTGCCAGGGGCCAGGCAATCCCTGTGGCCCCTCTTGATCTAGACCACAGAGGCCTGGAGCAACCAGGGTAGGCTTCCTGTAGGAGGTGGCCCTGGGACTCATGCTTGAGGGCAAATGAGGCTGCTCAGAGGCCCCGGTGGGAGGGGTTCTGTgtccagcccagccccagctcctcacCCGCTCCTTGTGCCCAGGCCTGCGGCTGCCGTGGCGCTGGCTGGCCGTGGCCGGGGAGGGGCCTGTGCTCGTCATGATCGTGCTGCTCAGCTTCATGCCCAACTCACCTCGCTTCCTGCTCTCGAGGGGCAGGGACTCGGAGGCGCTGCAGGCACTGGCCTGGCTGCGAGGGGCTGACGCTGACATCCGCTGGGAGTTCGAGCAGATCCAGGACAACGTCCGGAGACAGGTGTGGGAGGGGTGGGCGCCTGCAGCACTGTGGGGCTGTGGCCATTCACTAGGCCGTCGTGAGCCTCAGTTGCTTTTCCTGGAGAACAGGGACAAGAGCAGTTCCCACCTCTAGGAACAAGGGGTGGCGGGTGGGATGTCGTGGCCCCTGGCCCAGGGCACAGGCGCCGTGCGGTGGACGCCTGGGGACCCGGCGATATTGACAAGCAGGAGTCTGCCTTGGCCCACCCACTGATCCAAGAGCCTGGGTCCACGCAGGGGTCCCCGGGCCTGTCCCCAGAGCCAGGGTTGCCTCAGTGCTGGGGATCtttcctggaggagggaagaggggagtcTCCTACCTAGCCCCACGCAGCCCAGGGCAAGTTGCTGCCAGCCGGAAGGGCGGGCGCAGCCCCCTCAGCGGCAGCCTCGTGTCTCCAGAGCAGCCACCTGTCGTGGGCCGAGGCCCGGGACCCCCACGTGTACCGCCCCATCGTCATCGCCTTGCTGATGCGCTTCCTGCAGCAACTGACGGGCATTACGCCCATCCTCGTCTACCTGCAGTCCATCTTCGACAGCACCGCCGTCCTGCTGGTAAGAGCCCGGCCCCACGCCACCCGCTCTGCCCCCAGATCCGGGGAGGGCATCCCTGCGGAGCATCCGCTCTGTGCCGGGGTCTGGGGTGCACGCACACGCGCAGAAGCCAGCGTCTCTTAACTGTTTCTGGGCCAACCACCTGTTCTCAGAGGAATGTTTGTAAACAAAGcttgcatgttttaaaataagataggCAGAATTACAAGGGAAACCAGTTTTACAGAAGCACAGACCCCCTGGGAGCCACAGATCCCGGGTTCAGAGCATCTGCCGCCCGCTGAGGCAGTCACCGCCCCTCcaaacctcagcttcctcctctgcgAAGCCAGCATGGCTTTGTCCGCCCGTCCTGGGGCTCAGAGGGAGATGAGGTCTGAAGATTAGCGACAGTACGGCTCCACAAGTTGTCGTTATGCCTGGATCCGGTGCCAGCCCTGCGCTTAGTGGTGGGCACCGCAGTTGTGCCCCTGCCCGCGAGGGCCCAACGGGCCGGGCTGGGTGACCAGCGAAACCGCCTGGCACAAAGCAGCTGAGCCTGGGGCCTGACCGTGCAGAGccttggcgggggcggggggagaggaaCAGCAGGCTGGGGTCCCTCAGCCCCGGGGGCTCCCTCCTTGCAGCCCCCTGAGGATGACGCAGCCATCGTGGGAGCTGTGCGGCTCCTGTCTGTGCTGATCGCCGCCCTCACCATGGACCTGGCCGGCCGCAAGGCTCTGCTCTTCGTCTCAGGTGAGCACAGGCTGCTCACCGGCACTCATTCACTCCTGCAGCAGCTGCCACGTGCCTTGCCAGCCCTCGCGGTGGGAGCGCCAGGGGGCCTGGGTCAGACCTGCCCTGGTGGCCTCCGTCTCCCCAGCAACCGGCGAGGGCCCAGGCATCCAGAAAGGTCTGCTGGGGCTCGTGGGAGCAAACGAGCTGGCGGTGACACACACGCTGGGTGTGACAGGAGCCCAAACGcgggctgggggggggggagctgGCTGCCCTGTAGGAAGCAGCCTCCAGTCACAGGCGGCCTGAAGGGGACCGGGCCACACGGGGTACAGGGCGCTGAGGGTGCTGGCTCAGACGGCCCCGGCCCCCCGAGCGCCACCTGTCTGTCCACAGCGGCCAGCATGTTTGCTGCCAACCTGACACTGGGGCTGTACGTCCATTTCGGTCCAAAGCCTCTGACCCCCAACGGCACCATGGGCCTGGAGAGTGTGCCCCCGGCGGGCACAGAGCAGCCCCTGGCCACGCCCACCGGCTACCTCACCCTGGTGCCCCTGCTGGCCACCATGCTCTTCATCATGGGTAGGTGTGGCCGTGCTCTATGGGGTCTGGGGACGGGGCTGTCTTGGGTGTGAGGTGCGGGGACGCGCCGGTGTCGTGGGCTGTGTCACTTCTGTCCTGGAGGTTGGGGAGCGGTCTCTCAGCAGCTccagggagacacaagaggcCTTCTTCCCcagccgccccccccccaccccaccccacaaatGGGCTCTGAGcccgcccctccccgcttccGGCAGGCTACGCCATGGGCTGGGGGCCCATCACCTGGCTCCTCATGTCCGAGATCCTGCCCCTGCGGGCCCGCGGCGTGGCCTCGGGGCTCTGCGTGCTGGTCAGCTGGCTCACCGCCTTTGCCCTCACCAAGTCCTTCCTGCTGGTGGTGGTGAGTGCTCCGCCCCCGGGGACCTGGGGCCTCTCTGGCCGGTGCCGAGGGCTGTGCTGAGGCTTCTCCGCGTGTCCCCTCAGCCTTAGCGCACACCCGCTTCACACCGAGGCCAAGGGCTGTCAAGTGACATTCATTTCAGCAAACAGACTTGGCTCAGGGAACTGTTGGGAGAAGTCAGGTGACTGACCTCCCAGGCCAGGGTGGGACCCAAGCCCAGAGAGCCACACCCGCCTGCCCTGCCTGTCACCCTCCGGGGTATCTGGGCCTTCTGTCTGGGTGGGCAGTTTGGGTCTCTCTGCCGAGTGCTTCCCCATCCTGGCTTCACCCAGCCTCTTGGTTCAAACCCCCAGCAGGCCCTGAAGCCAACCACAACCTCCGAGTTCCAGTTCCCAACTCCCAAGTGGGAGAATCTGATGGGGACAGCTTGGATGGGGCCTAGCCTGGTGCAGTCGGTGGGTCAGGGCAGGGTTGGGGGCGCCCAGAGCAGGTCAGCCACGCTGTGGGGGCAGGCCTGCTGCAAGCAGGCGCGTGGGACAGCTGAAAATGAGAGGTGGGCACTGGGACCAAGGAGAGAGGCCGGTGTCTGGGGCAGGGTGGGCTCCGGCTGGGAGCAGTCAGTCCTGGGCCCAGCACAGAGGAAGGCTGCCTGCACCCCTCAAGGACTCGAATGCCCTGCTGAGGCACTTGGATTTCACGCTGGAGACAGTGGGGAACCCGGGGGTGGTCCAAGCAGGGGAACGAGATGAAGGCCTGCCCCCCAGGCTGGCTACTGCTCGCAGGGCCACGAAGCTGGTGCTGGGGCGGAAGGACCTTTAGGGTTCCCCTGTGACCCGGAGCCCCTCTTCTCCCCCAGAACGCCTTCGGCCTGCAGgtgcctttcttcttctttgccgCCGTGTGCTCCGTGAACCTGGCCTTCACCGGCTGCTGTGTGCCCGAGACCAAGGGCCGGTCGCTGGAGCAGATCGAGGCCTTCTTCCGCAGCGGGAGGAGATCCTTCCTACGCTAGGGCGGGGCCCCCGCCGTTGAGGGCCAAACCGCTGGGTGGTGGAGCTGTCGGGGCCCCAAACCTGCACCCCGCGTCCAGGAGGCAGTGGCAACCCGCCGCCAGCCAGGCACAGGAGGACCGGCCAGAGGCCTCACGGCACGGCACACGCACCGGCTCTGGGCAGGCAGCGCCCCGTCCAGCCTCGGCCCTGGCTCAGGTGGCCCCACTGTCACCCACTCATCGGCCAGACCCACCGACGGAGGGGGCAGCCACACGGCCCCAGGGCCAAGGCCTTGTTGGGCGACCTCGGGCCTAGCGCTCACTCACGCGTGGAGGGCCACGGCGAGGACACACAGGGCTGCTGGCGGTGGAGCGGCTCCGCACAGGGACGTCGGGCCTCCTCCTGCTCTGATCACTTGGCGGCCACTGAGCCTCTTGGCTTTGGGGACCAAGACAGGAAACTGGGCCTGTGAGGCCTATGGACACCGCAGGGACCGTCCTGGACCCCCAAAGGCCAGGACCCAGCGTGGACACTCCCTCCTACACCCACCCGCCTTCTGGGAACAGGAAGCGCTCGAGTTCAAGCCATGTTCGCCCTATTTATACAAATAAACCGGGCCACGGCCCAGGAGAGGAAAGAGTGGGGTTTACTCCAGGTGGGAGAGCCCCCCCAGCAGCCAGGCTGGACCCAAATTCTCAGCCGAGGTCGCCAGGGCCTGCTGCCCCAGGCCACCTCTCTATGGCCACCCTAAGCTGCCCCagccaggcagaaggaagaggcgAGGGCCGTGGGCCCCCCGGCCGTGGGGTTCCAGCCCCTCCTAGCTGTGTGAGCTCAGCCAAGCCACCGTCCTTGTCTGAGATGCTGGGAGCAGGCCGGCACAGGGCCAGCAGCATAGGGGACCTCGATACCGTGGCAGTTACTCCCGGGGCTGGCCCCTGCCGAGCCGGTGTAGGGTCGGGGCACCCCTACCGCTTACTTAGTGCCCCGGAGGGAGATGGTAACAGGCGGACCGCGCGAGCCACCATACAAACCACTACCAGGCTTTATTGCTCAAAATGCAAGCCAAACACTGAGAGTAAACAAGGACCACGAGAGGACAGAGCCCAGGGCcgcagaggtgggagaggggccTGGCGGCCCTGCCCTTCCACCACCGGCAAGGTGGGACCCACCGCCCCCCGACTGGGAGACAGGATCGCAGCTCCAGGGCTGCTCGGCTACACTCTTGCGGAACCTCTGCAAATGACCTGCCCACTCTGGCCTGTGACCGAGGGGTTGGTGGGCCCACCCAACTTCCTCACAGGGCAGAAGCGCAAGCCTCCTCAACACACAGCCAGCCCTTCTCCTCCTGCAGCAAGAAGACCCCCATCAGCATTGCCCCGGAGGCAGGGGTAGGAGTGACCCCAGAGTCCCACTTTCTGGGTAAGAATGAGCCaagaggggcaggcagggccctTGCTCCTCCTGGGAGGTAGACAGATCTCATTCACGGCACACgcaggagacacacacacacaccccccacaccacacaccacacacaccacaccacacacacacacaccacacacacacacacacccctgctgGCCTGGAGAGACCGACAGCCCACTGAACCCAGCGCTGGCCTGAGGAAATTGGTCCCAGAGGACCCCTGAAGGCACGTGTCGGGCTCCCTGGAGAGCTGCTGGGGGACGCTGCTGTGCCTGGGACAGtgcctgccctcccagcctcaAACACTAACAAACCCCCGAGATGAAAAGTCCCTCTGGGAAGCGAAGACCGGACGCAGCCCTGGGGCTGGTTCCACAGAGCAGGTGCGGGCCCCGCCTGgggtcctgggaggaggaggagctgagccCCAGACCGCCCCCCGGGCGGGCCAGGCCTGTCACACACGCCCGGCGGCTGACACCAGTCCAGCAAGCAGAGCGGCCGGTGGGCAGGGCAGAAGGAAGGGACGGCGcatggagggaggctggggagacgaCGCGCACGTCCAGGCAGAGCCGCTTCCACGGCCCCTCCGCCCAGGCCCCGCTCCCTGGTGGCCTGGCACGCAGCGCAGTGCGGAGAGCTCACGGTGGGTGCAGGGGCGGCTCTAGCCTCTGCCCAGCTCTCAAAAGGCAGGAAGCTCCCCGAGGacagggcggggggtggggtcgGCAGGTCCACACCAGAGAGGGGGACGGGCAGCCCCGCGGGGCAGGGGAGAGCCTGGCCTCCGCACGTCCTTAGCACCGGGgcccgggggctggggaggaCCTAGGGGCTGGCCAGGCCCACGGGAAGTGTCCTGGTTCCGTGCTAGTCCAAGGTTCCAGGGAACCGGGGGAGGGAGCACGCCCCTACCAGCGGTTGGGTCACGACCTGGGCTGCCGTCGCGGGCACTGGAGGAGCGTGTCGGGAGCACTGGGGGCTGCCATGGAGAGCAGGGTGGCAGGGGGTATGGGCAGCGGGACACCGCTCTGCCCTGATGACAGGAGGACAGAGGCAGCCCAGGAGGCTCAGCCTACGGGATGCTCTCCTGCCTGCAGGGCTGAGAGGAGGCCGCGGGGGCCGATGCCGGGCCCGGGCGGATGTACCTCCCACCTCGAGGCGGGACCAAAGTCTCCAGAAGCAGCTCCGCGCGGGCCTTCAGCGGGTCTCGGGGGTCCTGCCAGCTGCGTAAGTCTGGAAACCCGCCCAGGGGCCTCTTGCCGGCCAGGCCAGGCGAGCTGGGAAGAGTGGGGTCAGGCGGGCTGTCCGCAGAGCTCTGCAGGCTCCGCGCGGCCTCACGCCCCGAGGCCTGGATCACCCCGAGGCCCCCGCTGCCTGCCGCCACCGCCCATCCCCTTGATGCCGGCCAAGGCCCTCAGCGCCCTCACCCCGGCCCCTCGGCGCCTGGCTTGGGGTGATGCCaatctgggggaggggcagacagaGGAGGACTCCCGGTGCGGGGACAGGTGAGAGGGACTGAGGAAGGTGGACGCAGCCTCCTCTTCCAGGCTGCCCCTCAGGGTCAGTGCGCCTCGGGGACGTGCTCACACAGACCAGAGGGCTGACGGGGGGTGGGCGGGTCCCCCGACCGCATCACAGCTCCCCCTCCAGGGTGTCCGTGAGCTTCTCCTCGTCtgcctgctgcttctgctgctggaTCCTGGCGTAGGAGATCGCGTCGCCCCTGGGGAGAGAGCCAGTCAGCGCCACACGGGGGACGGACCCCAGACACACagccctcccagcctccaccccatTCCTGACCTGTGACCCAGGTGTGGCCTGCAGACAGAGCCTAACGGGCCCTCCGGTTTCCCCAGACAGAGACCCTATTGCTAGGATGGCAAAGACGTGTCTTGTCCCCTCTAAGGGCGGCACAGGCTGCCTGGGATGCTGAGTTGAGGATTCGGATTCTCAGCCTGGGCTCCGCGAGAGAGGGTGACTGCTGACCGCGGAGCCAGGTGTGGGCCCCAATGGGAAGAGGCTCTCAGGAGCCATGCCTCTGCCGTCCCTGCTACAGGCTGTGACGAGGCACGACGGGGCCACCAGGGAGTCCCGTGAACTCTCCTGCTCTCACTCCCTAGAGCTCGGACACCCTGGAGACACGGATGGGGGTCACTGACAGCCTCTGTGCTTCCGTTTCCACAATAGAATAACGGGGGCCActcccagccctctcctccctgcGAGACTTCAGGAGGCGGGAAGTAAAGATCCCCCACCCCCGGGGGCTGGGACCAGCAGACGCACTTCTTGCCCAGAGCAGACAGTCCGTACAGCACTCCGGTGGCGAAGGCGATGGCGTTGCCCAGCAGTGTGGTCAGGGTCAGGCTGATGACGATGGGAACGACGGCCATCCTAGAGGAGAAGCAGAGGTCAAAGGGCACTCCCACCCCGTGGCCACGACACCACTTCCAGCTTCCCGGGTTCACCCAGCCCCCTTCCCAGACAGCCAGGTACAGGAAGGGTCCCCAGAAATCAGCTGGGGCACAGGTGCACAGCCGGGCTTCGTAAAGTCCTCAAACACCCGTGAACTTGTCTGTAAAATTCTGTGCATTTTCTGGGGAGAGAACCCAAAGCTTTCATCAGGTTTTTGAAAGGATCTGTGATCCAAAAAGGGTTAAACAGCACCAAAATGGCCCAAACCCCTGTGCATAAAAACAGGCAGACCAGAAAATCCAGTGTCAGTTCAGTCCCTTAGCGGCTTTGTGACTgggggcaagttactcaactgaGGCTCGGCCTCTCTACGGTAAGGTGGGGATCAAACCTCAGAGGTTTTGAGAATGAATGAGATAAGGCATGTTAAGTACTTAACACGATGTCTGGAACAGcataagcactaaataaatgttggcTCTTATCAGCGCAGTAAAACCAGCCGTATCTCAACAAGGAAGATCCCAAAGGTTAAAGTGCACAAGACACGGGGCTTCCTTATTGCAAGGTGCACACCAAGAACAGCTAACTGGCTGGTGAGGCAGCTCTGTCTGGTCCAGGTTGGCACCACCTGGAGACAGGTGTCCACTCTGGCTTAAGTATCCATGGGGCCGATGCCTGGTCCTGGTTGGGATTTCCAGACCGTTGGCAGTGATTCGGGTTAACACACACACCCTGTACACAAGGAAGACAAAACTCTTCTTAGACTCTTCTCGGACTCGACCAAATGAATTCTACCTGAATTTCCATTCTGGCGGGACGTGTGA carries:
- the SLC2A6 gene encoding solute carrier family 2, facilitated glucose transporter member 6 isoform X6; the encoded protein is MQEPLLGAEAPDYDTFPEKPPPSPGERTRVGALQNKKVFLATFAAVLGNFSFGYALVYTSPVIPALEHSLDPNLSLTKTQASWFGSVFTLGAAAGGLSAMVLNDLLGRKLSIMFSAVPSAAGYALMAGAHGLWMLLLGRTLTGFAGGLTAACIPVYVSEIAPAGVRGALGATPQLMAVFGSLSLYALGLRLPWRWLAVAGEGPVLVMIVLLSFMPNSPRFLLSRGRDSEALQALAWLRGADADIRWEFEQIQDNVRRQPPVVGRGPGPPRVPPHRHRLADALPAATDGHYAHPRLPAVHLRQHRRPAAAATCLASPRGGSARGPGSDLPWWPPSPQQPARAQASRKVCWGSWEQTSWRGQHVCCQPDTGAVRPFRSKASDPQRHHGPGECAPGGHRAAPGHAHRLPHPGAPAGHHALHHGLRHGLGAHHLAPHVRDPAPAGPRRGLGALRAGQLAHRLCPHQVLPAGGERLRPAGAFLLLCRRVLREPGLHRLLCARDQGPVAGADRGLLPQREEILPTLGRGPRR
- the SLC2A6 gene encoding solute carrier family 2, facilitated glucose transporter member 6 isoform X2 produces the protein MQEPLLGAEAPDYDTFPEKPPPSPGERTRVGALQNKKVFLATFAAVLGNFSFGYALVYTSPVIPALEHSLDPNLSLTKTQASWFGSVFTLGAAAGGLSAMVLNDLLGRKLSIMFSAVPSAAGYALMAGAHGLWMLLLGRTLTGFAGGLTAACIPVYVSEIAPAGVRGALGATPQLMAVFGSLSLYALGTRRRCRHWPGCEGLTLTSAGSSSRSRTTSGDSHLSWAEARDPHVYRPIVIALLMRFLQQLTGITPILVYLQSIFDSTAVLLPPEDDAAIVGAVRLLSVLIAALTMDLAGRKALLFVSGEHRLLTGTHSLLQQLPRALPALAVGAPGGLGQTCPGGLRLPSNRRGPRHPERSAGARGSKRAGGDTHAGCDRSPNAGWGGGSWLPCRKQPPVTGGLKGTGPHGVQGAEGAGSDGPGPPSATCLSTAASMFAANLTLGLYVHFGPKPLTPNGTMGLESVPPAGTEQPLATPTGYLTLVPLLATMLFIMGYAMGWGPITWLLMSEILPLRARGVASGLCVLVSWLTAFALTKSFLLVVNAFGLQVPFFFFAAVCSVNLAFTGCCVPETKGRSLEQIEAFFRSGRRSFLR
- the SLC2A6 gene encoding solute carrier family 2, facilitated glucose transporter member 6 isoform X1, with the protein product MQEPLLGAEAPDYDTFPEKPPPSPGERTRVGALQNKKVFLATFAAVLGNFSFGYALVYTSPVIPALEHSLDPNLSLTKTQASWFGSVFTLGAAAGGLSAMVLNDLLGRKLSIMFSAVPSAAGYALMAGAHGLWMLLLGRTLTGFAGGLTAACIPVYVSEIAPAGVRGALGATPQLMAVFGSLSLYALGLRLPWRWLAVAGEGPVLVMIVLLSFMPNSPRFLLSRGRDSEALQALAWLRGADADIRWEFEQIQDNVRRQSSHLSWAEARDPHVYRPIVIALLMRFLQQLTGITPILVYLQSIFDSTAVLLPPEDDAAIVGAVRLLSVLIAALTMDLAGRKALLFVSGEHRLLTGTHSLLQQLPRALPALAVGAPGGLGQTCPGGLRLPSNRRGPRHPERSAGARGSKRAGGDTHAGCDRSPNAGWGGGSWLPCRKQPPVTGGLKGTGPHGVQGAEGAGSDGPGPPSATCLSTAASMFAANLTLGLYVHFGPKPLTPNGTMGLESVPPAGTEQPLATPTGYLTLVPLLATMLFIMGYAMGWGPITWLLMSEILPLRARGVASGLCVLVSWLTAFALTKSFLLVVNAFGLQVPFFFFAAVCSVNLAFTGCCVPETKGRSLEQIEAFFRSGRRSFLR
- the SLC2A6 gene encoding solute carrier family 2, facilitated glucose transporter member 6 isoform X8; the protein is MQEPLLGAEAPDYDTFPEKPPPSPGERTRVGALQNKKVFLATFAAVLGNFSFGYALVYTSPVIPALEHSLDPNLSLTKTQASWFGSVFTLGAAAGGLSAMVLNDLLGRKLSIMFSAVPSAAGYALMAGAHGLWMLLLGRTLTGFAGGLTAACIPVYVSEIAPAGVRGALGATPQLMAVFGSLSLYALGLRLPWRWLAVAGEGPVLVMIVLLSFMPNSPRFLLSRGRDSEALQALAWLRGADADIRWEFEQIQDNVRRQSSHLSWAEARDPHVYRPIVIALLMRFLQQLTGITPILVYLQSIFDSTAVLLPPEDDAAIVGAVRLLSVLIAALTMDLAGRKALLFVSASDPQRHHGPGECAPGGHRAAPGHAHRLPHPGAPAGHHALHHGLRHGLGAHHLAPHVRDPAPAGPRRGLGALRAGQLAHRLCPHQVLPAGGERLRPAGAFLLLCRRVLREPGLHRLLCARDQGPVAGADRGLLPQREEILPTLGRGPRR
- the SLC2A6 gene encoding solute carrier family 2, facilitated glucose transporter member 6 isoform X7, yielding MQEPLLGAEAPDYDTFPEKPPPSPGERTRVGALQNKKVFLATFAAVLGNFSFGYALVYTSPVIPALEHSLDPNLSLTKTQASWFGSVFTLGAAAGGLSAMVLNDLLGRKLSIMFSAVPSAAGYALMAGAHGLWMLLLGRTLTGFAGGLTAACIPVYVSEIAPAGVRGALGATPQLMAVFGSLSLYALGLRLPWRWLAVAGEGPVLVMIVLLSFMPNSPRFLLSRGRDSEALQALAWLRGADADIRWEFEQIQDNVRRQSSHLSWAEARDPHVYRPIVIALLMRFLQQLTGITPILVYLQSIFDSTAVLLPPEDDAAIVGAVRLLSVLIAALTMDLAGRKALLFVSAASMFAANLTLGLYVHFGPKPLTPNGTMGLESVPPAGTEQPLATPTGYLTLVPLLATMLFIMGYAMGWGPITWLLMSEILPLRARGVASGLCVLVSWLTAFALTKSFLLVVNAFGLQVPFFFFAAVCSVNLAFTGCCVPETKGRSLEQIEAFFRSGRRSFLR
- the SLC2A6 gene encoding solute carrier family 2, facilitated glucose transporter member 6 isoform X4 — protein: MQEPLLGAEAPDYDTFPEKPPPSPGERTRVGALQNKKVFLATFAAVLGNFSFGYALVYTSPVIPALEHSLDPNLSLTKTQASWFGSVFTLGAAAGGLSAMVLNDLLGRKLSIMFSAVPSAAGYALMAGAHGLWMLLLGRTLTGFAGGLTAACIPVYVSEIAPAGVRGALGATPQLMAVFGSLSLYALGLRLPWRWLAVAGEGPVLVMIVLLSFMPNSPRFLLSRGRDSEALQALAWLRGADADIRWEFEQIQDNVRRQSSHLSWAEARDPHVYRPIVIALLMRFLQQLTGITPILVYLQSIFDSTAVLLPPEDDAAIVGAVRLLSVLIAALTMDLAGRKALLFVSGEHRLLTGTHSLLQQLPRALPALAVGAPGGLGQTCPGGLRLPSNRRGPRHPERSAGARGSKRAGAASMFAANLTLGLYVHFGPKPLTPNGTMGLESVPPAGTEQPLATPTGYLTLVPLLATMLFIMGYAMGWGPITWLLMSEILPLRARGVASGLCVLVSWLTAFALTKSFLLVVNAFGLQVPFFFFAAVCSVNLAFTGCCVPETKGRSLEQIEAFFRSGRRSFLR
- the SLC2A6 gene encoding solute carrier family 2, facilitated glucose transporter member 6 isoform X3, whose amino-acid sequence is MQEPLLGAEAPDYDTFPEKPPPSPGERTRVGALQNKKVFLATFAAVLGNFSFGYALVYTSPVIPALEHSLDPNLSLTKTQASWFGSVFTLGAAAGGLSAMVLNDLLGRKLSIMFSAVPSAAGYALMAGAHGLWMLLLGRTLTGFAGGLTAACIPVYVSEIAPAGVRGALGATPQLMAVFGSLSLYALGLRLPWRWLAVAGEGPVLVMIVLLSFMPNSPRFLLSRGRDSEALQALAWLRGADADIRWEFEQIQDNVRRQSSHLSWAEARDPHVYRPIVIALLMRFLQQLTGITPILVYLQSIFDSTAVLLQLPRALPALAVGAPGGLGQTCPGGLRLPSNRRGPRHPERSAGARGSKRAGGDTHAGCDRSPNAGWGGGSWLPCRKQPPVTGGLKGTGPHGVQGAEGAGSDGPGPPSATCLSTAASMFAANLTLGLYVHFGPKPLTPNGTMGLESVPPAGTEQPLATPTGYLTLVPLLATMLFIMGYAMGWGPITWLLMSEILPLRARGVASGLCVLVSWLTAFALTKSFLLVVNAFGLQVPFFFFAAVCSVNLAFTGCCVPETKGRSLEQIEAFFRSGRRSFLR
- the SLC2A6 gene encoding solute carrier family 2, facilitated glucose transporter member 6 isoform X5 yields the protein MVLNDLLGRKLSIMFSAVPSAAGYALMAGAHGLWMLLLGRTLTGFAGGLTAACIPVYVSEIAPAGVRGALGATPQLMAVFGSLSLYALGLRLPWRWLAVAGEGPVLVMIVLLSFMPNSPRFLLSRGRDSEALQALAWLRGADADIRWEFEQIQDNVRRQSSHLSWAEARDPHVYRPIVIALLMRFLQQLTGITPILVYLQSIFDSTAVLLPPEDDAAIVGAVRLLSVLIAALTMDLAGRKALLFVSGEHRLLTGTHSLLQQLPRALPALAVGAPGGLGQTCPGGLRLPSNRRGPRHPERSAGARGSKRAGGDTHAGCDRSPNAGWGGGSWLPCRKQPPVTGGLKGTGPHGVQGAEGAGSDGPGPPSATCLSTAASMFAANLTLGLYVHFGPKPLTPNGTMGLESVPPAGTEQPLATPTGYLTLVPLLATMLFIMGYAMGWGPITWLLMSEILPLRARGVASGLCVLVSWLTAFALTKSFLLVVNAFGLQVPFFFFAAVCSVNLAFTGCCVPETKGRSLEQIEAFFRSGRRSFLR